Genomic segment of Conexibacter woesei Iso977N:
GGTGATGAGGTCCAGCCGGCGGACGATCCGGGCCAGCTCGTTGCGCTCGGACTTCGTCAGGCTCCTCGGGTTGCCGTGCGACTTCCTGACGATCCGGCTGAGCTCCCGCCGGTCGACGTCGTCGAGCAGCGACCAGTGCGTACGCAGCACCATCGCCGCCTCGATCAGCAGCATCCACGGGACGACCTTCTTGGGCACGAGCTTGGGCATCTAGCCCTGGCCTACCCAGACATCGATCAGATGACGGGCGATCGCTGTCGGCGGCGGCAGCATGAGGCCGTCGGACGGGGCGCCGTCGATCCAGGTGGAGTCGCCGGAGGCGGCCGCGGCGATCTCGTCGCGGGTGAACCAGGCAACGTCCTCGAGCTCCTCGTCGCCGCGGGAGATCGAGCCCGACGCGTAGCGCGCGTGGAAGCCGAGCATCAGCGACACCGGGAACGGCCAGGGCTGCGACGCGACGTACTGCACGTCGCGCACGACGATCCCGGACTCCTCGACCACCTCGCGTGCGACGGCGGTCTCCAGGTCCTCCCCGGGCTCGACGAACCCCGCCAGAGCGGAGTAGCGCCCGGCCGGCCAGGACGCCTGGCGGCCGAGCAGCGCACGGTCGCCGTCGGTGACGAGCATGATCACGACCGGGTCGGTGCGCGGGTGGTGCTGGTGGCCGTTCGCGCACGCCCGGACGTGCCCGGCCTCGCGCGGCTCGGTCGGAAGGCCGCAGATGCCGCAGAAGCGCGTCGCCCTCGCCCAGTTGGCCAGCGCGCTCGCGTAGGCGATCGTCCCGAGCTGGTCGGCGGGCAGCGACGCGGCGAGGTCGCGCAGGCCGGTGAGCGGGACGCCGTCTCGCTCGATCGCCCACACCGGCGCGCCGGTCGCGCCGTCGATGCCGAGGAACAGCGCCTCGCGGTCGCGCGGCGCGCCGCCGGAGGCCAGCGGCACCGGCGTCGCCGAAGCTCCACCGACCCCTACAACAACCGCAAGCGCACGCTCGTCGGCCCACGCGCCGTCCAGCCACGCGTCGTCGGTCCGGCGCACGCCGGCACGGTCCAGCGCGCCTCCGGCGAAGGCGATGGGGTCAGCGTTCACGTCGCGGCGCGCGGCGCTCAGGCCGACTCGGCCTGCGGCGTGTCGTCCTCGACCGCCTCGGTGACGAGCGTGGGCGTGATGCCCTTCTCGATCGTCTCCTTGGTCACGACGCACTTCTTCACGTCGCGCCGTGAGGGCAGCTCGAACTGCACGTCCAGCAACGTCTCTTCGATGATCGACCGCAGGCCACGCGCGCCGGTCTCGCGCTCCAACGCAAGCGAGGCGACGGAACCCAGCGCATCCTCCGAGAACACCAGCTCGATCCCGTCGAACTGGAAGAACCGCTGGAACTGCTTGACCAGCGCGTTGCGCGGCTCCGTCAGGATCGTGATCAGATCCTCACGCGACAGCTGGTGCACCGCGCTGACCACGGGCAGGCGCCCGATGAACTCCGGGATCAGCCCGTAGTTGACGAGGTCCTCGGGCAGCGTCTTCTGGAACACCTCGCCCCTGTCCTCGTCGGCCTTCGCGGTGATCGTCGCGCCGAAGCCGATGCCCTGGCTGCCGATGCGCCGCTCGATCACCTGGTCGAGGTTCGCGAACGCGCCACCGCAGATGAACAGGATGTTCGTGGTGTCGATCGACAGGAACTCCTGGTGCGGGTGCTTGCGCCCACCCTGCGGCGGGACCGAAGCGGTGGTCCCCTCCAGGATCTTCAAGAGCGCCTGCTGGACGCCCTCGCCCGACACGTCGCGCGTGATCGACGGGTTGTCCGCCTTGCGCGCGATCTTGTCGACCTCGTCGATGTAGATGATCCCGGTCTCGGCCTTCTTGACGTCGTAGTCCGCGGCCTGGATCAGCTTCAGCAGGATGTTCTCGACGTCCTCGCCGACGTAGCCGGCCTCGGTCAGCGCCGTGGCGTCGGCGATCGCGAACGGCACGTTCAGGATCCGCGCGAGCGTCTGCGCGAGCAGCGTCTTGCCGCAGCCCGTCGGGCCCAGAAGCAGGATGTTCGACTTCTGCAGCTCGATGTCGCTGTCGGCGCTCTGCATCATCTGCACGCGCTTGTAGTGGTTGTAGACCGCCACCGACAGCGTGCGCTTGGCCTCCTCCTGCCCGACGACGTACTCGTCGAGGACGGAGTAGATCTCCCGCGGCTTCGGGAGGTTGTCGAGGTCGAACGACGGCGGAGCGGTGAGCTCCTCGTCGATGATCTCGTTGCAGAGGTCGATGCACTCGTCGCAGATGTAGACGCCGGGCCCGGCGATCAGCTTCTTGACCTGCCGCTGCGACTTCCCGCAGAAGCTGCACAGCAGCTGCTCGTTGGAGTCGGTGGGACGCGCCATCTACATCCGCCTCTTCATCAGTCTCTGACAGGAAGGGTGCGCCGAGTCTAGTGCTCGGAGATCACCCGGTCGATGATCCCGTACGTCACTGCCTCGTCCGAGCTCATGAAGTAATCGCGCTCGGTGTCGCCGCGCACCTTCTCGTACGTCTGCTTCGTGTGCTTGGCGATGATGTGGTCCAGGCGCTGGCGGATGTCGATGATCTCCTTGGCGTGGATCTCGATGTCCGTGGCCTGGCCCTGGAAGCCGGAGCTGACCTGGTGGATCAGGATCTTCGCGTTCGGGAGCGCCATCCGCTTGCCGTCAGCGCCGCCGGCCAGCAGCAGCGCGCCCATGCTCATCGCGATGCCGACGCAGATCGTCTGCACGTCGGGCTTGATGAACTGCATCGTGTCGTAGATCGCCAGACCCGCGTACACGCTCCCGCCCGGGGAGTTGATGTACAGCGAGATGTCCTTGTCGGGATCCTCGGACTCCAGGTGCAGGAGCTGGGCCACGATCAGGTTGGCGATCTGGTCGTCGACCGGCGTGCCCAGGAACACGATGCGCTCGTTGAGCAGGCGGGAGTAGATGTCGAACGCACGCTCGCCGCGCGACGTCTGCTCGACGACCATCGGAACCAGTGGACTCATGTGACCTCGTGCTCGTTCTCTCTCAAGGGGGAAGATCCTTCCGCGACGGTCTCCCTTGGAGCACCGCGGAAGGTCCGTGGAGGCTAGCACTCGGCCAGGCACGTCCCCTGGCCTTCAGGTCGGTCTTGGCCGAGTGTCCTTGAGGGTTGAGGACGCTCGTTCGAGGCGCGTCGGCGCGGGCTGCTAGCAGGTGGACAGCGCGGCCCAGGCACCACGAGTGTCCAGGGGGCGGGCGCTGTTGACGGCGCGGGGGTCGGGCGCCGGCGCGTCGGTGGGCGCGAGGTGGTCGGTGAAGGCGAGCGAGCCGCGGCGCGGCGTGAGGATCACGCCGCGCGCGGGCGCGCTGCCGCCAACGCGGATCGGGCGATCCTGCGCGAGCAGGAACGCGACCTGCGGGACCGGGCGCTGCTGCGCGAGCAGGACCGGCGCGGCGGCGGCGCAGCCGCGCAGGCGCGCCCGGACCGCGGGTGAGCGGACGAGCGCGGTGAGGTCGCGCTGCTCGCGCAGTGCCGTGCCCGCGAAGCGCGCCTGGTCCCGGAGCCCGGACGCCGCGTGCGGCGCGTTGAGCGCGAGCGCCGCGACGGCGGCGACCGCGCCCGCGATGAGCGCGGCGCGCAACGCGGTGCCGCGGGACGCGGCGGCGAACGCCGTCGGCGCCCAGGCGGCGAGCAGCGCGAGCGCCGCGGACGGGAGCAAGGTGTAGCGGTAGAGCAGCGGCAGCCCCGCGATCCCGAGCGCCAGGAACGCCGCGGCGCCCGCGCCGAGCGTGGCGAGCGGGAGCAGCGCGCGCCGGGGCGCGATCCACAGCGCGGCGATCGCCGCGGCGCCGCCGAGCAGCGCGACCGCGTCGCCGAGGACGACCGTCAGGTAGTCCGGCCCGAGCCGCAGCGCGGCGCCGAAGGAGTGCGCGCGGCCGAGCGCGTCGGCGAGGTCGCGCGTCCCGTGCAGGGAGTGCAGCGGGTCGCCGGTGCAGACGAGGTCGAACAGCAGCCACGCGGCGGGTGCGGCGAGGGCGAGCGCGAAGCGCCGGCGCGACGGCGCGATCGCCGCGACCACGACCGCCAGCGCCCACGCCTCGGGGCGCAGCAGCCCGGCGGCGGTGAGCAGGATCAACGCCCGGCGGTAGCGCGCGCCGTCCGGATGCACGAGCGCGGCACCCGCGCCGAGCACGAGCGCCAGGAACGGCACGTCGGTCCCGGACTCCAGGACCGAGCCGGCCAGCAGCGGCCGCGTCAGAAGGATCGCCGCCGCCAGCGCGCCTGCGACCGGCCCGAACAGCCGCCCGCCGAGCACCGCCACGACGACCCCGCACGCGGCCAGCGCGAGCAGGCTCAGCCACGCCAACGCGGTCGCGTTCCCGACCACCGCCGCGACCCCGATCGCCAGCGGATGCGGCGTCGGGGCGAACGCCCCGCTCAGATCTGGCAGCGACCCGTGCGCGAGCGACCGTCCCCACAGCAACGACCACCACGCGTCGTAGCCCGTCTGCGGCAGCCCGAGGACGACCCGCAGAACGCCCGCCAGGACCACCGTCGCGGCCGCCGGCGCCGCGCGCCGAGCGACGGCCGCCGGCGACCCGACCGCGCCGCGCGCAGTGGCGACGCTCGGCGCAGCGACGGCGCGCGGCGCGGCGGCGGTGGTCATCGGACGCTCACCTTCGCGTGCCAGGGCTTCACGCCGGACTGGGTGAAGGCCAGGCGCAGCGTCGCGCGGGCGCGTGGGCGGCGGTGGGTGCAGTGCAGGAGGACCGTCGCGCGGCCGCCGGGGCGGACGCTGTAGGTCGCGCGGCGCAGGCCGGACGCGCGGATCGTTCCGGTGCAGCGTGGCGCGCCCGCGGGGCAGGACAGCAGCAGGCGCAGGCCGAGGCGTCCGGTGCGGCGCACGCGGGGTGAGCGCAGGACGGTCCGGCGCGGACCGGAGAGCCTCGTGGGCGATGATCCCCCGCCCCTGGCCCCGCCCGCGCCGCCGCTCGTGGCCGAGCCGCCGGGCGTGCTGTGCCGGTCCCAGACCGGCGTCGTCGCGCCCTGCGTGCCCGGCGGGCGCGGCAGCGGCGGGATCGTGTGCGCGCGCTGGTACTGCAGCAGCACGTCGTAGCCGGCGCGCGTGCTCCCGTCGAGCCCGACCAGGCCCGTGTCCATGCGACCGCCACCGGTGAAGCTGTAGATGTAGGTCCGCGGGACGATCGCGGCGTACGCGTCGGCGACCTCGAGCGCCCAGCCGATCGCCCGCGCGGCGCGGGCCTCGTCGTAGCCCATCGTCTCGACGCCGTCGCGTGTGCGGAAGCGGACGATCCCGCCGGTCTCGGTGATCCACAGCTTCGCCCCGCCGCCGATCATCGACAGCATGCCGTCGAGGTCGGCCGTCGACCCGCGGTCGGCGTCGGAGTAATCGTGCAACCCGTACAACAACGGCGGATGGCGCGCAGCGTTCTGGAACGCTCGCAGCCACTGCGCCATCCCGGGATCGCCGCCGAGCACGTCGGCGGCGACGACCTCGCAGGTCGGGCACTGGTCGACGATCGTGTCGTAGTACGCCGCCGCCCGCGCGGGGTCGCCGCGCGTCGGCTGCGTCTCGTGCGACGCCTCGTTCCAGGCCGTGAAGCTCGTGACCTGCGGCCAGCGGTTGCGGAACGCGACGAACGCGGTCCGGAAGTCCTGGACGCCCGGCAGCGTGCACGGCGCGCTCGGGCACTGGTCGCCGGAGAGGTGCTCGAACGCGACGTGGACGCTCACGCCCGCCGCCTGCGCCGCGGCCAGGTACGCGTCGGTCGCCTCCGGCTTGTCGACCGCGACGTCCCACGGCACGACCAGCCGGACGTGCGTCACGCCGAGGTCGGTGAAGCGCCAGTCGCTGAAGATCCCCGGCCGCGTGTCGCTGATCCCGACGTCGGCGCGCGCGGGCGCCGCGCAGACGCCCCACGCGCACGCCAGCAGGACCGCGGCCAGCGCCGCAAGCGCCGCGCCCGTCCGCCGGCTAATGGCGCGCGGCATGCTTCGACGCCGCCTTGTGCTTCTTGGTGGCCTTGCCGATCTTCAGCGCCTTGGCGCGGCACGCCGTGCGCTTCCTGCCCTTCTTCGCGTCGCAGACCGACAGCGCGCGGGCGCGGCGCTCGCAGAGCGTGCGCTTCGAGCCCTTCTTGTAGGTCTTGTCGCAGGTCCTCAGCGCGGTCGCCAGCTTGGCGGCGCGCTCGCACGCGACCTTCGCGCTGCCCTTCTTCGCCGCGCAGCCGACGGGCTTTCTGACCGGCGCCGGCGCGACGGTCCTGCTCCCCGCGCCCTGCGTCGTCGGGACCGTCGATGTCACGGCCGTCGTCCCGCCGCCACCGTTGTTGGTGGTGTCGGTCGTCGTGGTCGTCGTCGTCGAGGTGCCACCGCCGGCCTGCGCGACCGGCGTCAGCCACACGCTCAGCGGCGTGGACTGCGCGGTCGCGGCGCGCGTGATGCTCGTGCCCGGCTCGTAGCCCGGCGCCGTCGCCTCGGCCCGCACACGCCCGCCCGGACGGGTGAGGAAGAAGGCGAAGAAGCCGTCGGCCCCGGTCGTCCTCGGGTTCGGGCTGCCGGCCTCGGCCGCCGACAACGTGACCCACGTGGCGCCGTCGAAGAGCGAGCGCTGCAGCGTCACCGACGCGCCGGCCAGCTCGGAGACCCGCTGCGCATCGCCCCTCGAGGCGCCATGCGCAAGCGCGTCGGCGTACTTGGCCGCATCGAAGACCTGCCCGGCCGCCAGGTAGCTGCCGTGATGGCCGCCGTAGCCGTAGCCATAGCCATAGCCGCCGTACCCGTAGCCCCCGCCGTAGCCGTAGCCGTACCCATAGCCATACCCGCCGCCGCCGTAACCCCCGTAGCCGCCGCTGTGCGACGAGCGGTGCCCCGTGGCCGCCAGGGCCATGCTCGCGAGCAGGCCCAGGAGCAGTGCCGTGGCGACGGCGAGGATCAGGTGACGATGACGACGAGCGAAGCTGGACCGGAACATGTGCGGCGGCACGGTAGCACCGAACGCACAGGAACCTCATAGCAGTGAGGCGACCCCACACGATCGACCAGGTCGACCATGCGGGTCCCCTCAGGAAGCGCTACTCCGACGCGTCGTCGGAACCCGCAGCGGCGGCCGCCGGGGCGGCGCCGCCGGCGCGCTCGGCCAGCAGCTCGACGGCCTGGCGCTGGGCCAGATCCTCGATCAGCTCCTCGAGGCGCCCCTGCTGCTCCAGGCGCTTGCGCAGCTTCTCGGGCTTCGTGCCCTGCTGGATCGCCGACTCCTGCAGCGCGTCGAGGATGTCGCCATCCGACGGCTTGATGTCCTCGGCCTCGATCACGGCGGCCAGGACGGCCTCGCGGCGCAGCGCCTGCTCGGCGTCCGGGCGGGCCTCGTCGAGGATCTCCTCCTCGGACTTCTGCGCGATCCGCAGGTAGGCGTCCTTCGTGATCCCGCGGTGCGAGAGCGAGTGGAGCATCTGCTCGAACAGCTCCCTCGCGCGCGACTCGACCAGCGAGTCCGGGATCTCGACCTCGGCGCCCTCGACGACCTTGTCCAGCGCGGCCTCGCGGAACTCCGCCTCGACCTTGCGCTCGTCGGCCTCGCGCATGCGCGTGGCGATGTCCTCGCGCAGCTCGGCGAGCGTGTCGAACCCGCCGGCCTCGGTCGCGAAGTCGTCGTCGAGCTCGGGCAGCTCCTTGGCCTTGACCTCGTTGACCGTCACCTCGAACTGGGCGGGCTTGCCGGCCAGGTGCGGCGCGGAGCCGTACTCCTCGGGGAACGTGACCTCGACGACCTTCTCGTCGCCGGCCTTCAGGCCGACGAGCTGCTCCTCGAAGCCGCCGATGAACTGGTTGGAGCCGAGCTCCAGGAGGTGGTCGCGGCCCTCGCCGCCGGCGAAGTAGTCGCGCTCGCCGTCGTCGCCCTCGATCGAGCCCTTGAAGTCGATGACGACGAAGTCGCCGTTCTCGGACGCCTTCTCGGCGGTCTCCAACCGGGCGGAGCGCTCGCGCAGCTGCTCGACCTGCTCGTCGATGGCCTGCTCGTCGGCCTCCGGCTCGCGGCGCTCGACCTCGAGCTTGGAGATGTCGCCGATCGTCGCGGTCGGGCGCACGCCGATCTCGATCGTGAAGTTGAGCGGCTCGCCCTCGCCGGGCAGCGCGGAGAAGTCGAGGTCGACGTCGGGCTCGCCGACGGTCTTGATCCCGGCCCCGTCGATCGCCTCGACGTACCAGCGCGGGAGCGCGTTGCGGACGGCCTCGTCGAGGATCGCCTCGCGGCCCAGGCGCTGCACGACGACCGGCGCCGGAACCTTGCCCTTGCGGAAGCCCGGCATGCGCAGGTCGCGGCCCATCCGGCCGGCGGCCTCGGTGACGCGGCGCGCAACTTCCTGCGGCGTGACCTCCGCGGCGACTCGAACCCGGGACTCGGGGAGCTCTTCGACGGTGGTCTTGACGTTCGTTGCAGCGGCCATGTTGCCGTAACGGTAGCGTCAGAGCGCATATGGCCGCTCGCCGCCTCTCCCCTTCCACGCGCGCGCTGGCGTGGATCTACACCGGCCCGCTCGGCCACCTGTACGGCGGCCTGGCGGACTGGGGCACCCTGCTGGGCCAGGTGCTCCTCGCACGCGCGCGGACGCGCGTGCGAGGGACCTGAACCCGGAGCGCTGCGGCTAGCAGCTCACCGTGACGTGGAACGCCTTGTTGGCCAGGGCGCCCGCGTCGTCGCGGGTCGAGACGTTGATCGTCTTCCTGTCGCCCGCCAGCTCGGCCGCCGCGGCGCCGGCCGACGTGACCGTGGCCTCGGTGACCTGGATCGCGCACGCCGAGACGTCGTTGCTGGCGACCACCTGGTAGGTGCCGGTGCCCGTCGTCGTCGCCGACGCGAACCCGCGCTTGACCGTGCCGAGCGCGCCGGCGTCGGAGACGGCGGCGATCGACGTCGCGCCCTGCACGGCGGCCGTGGCCGTCGTCGCGGCATCGTCATGCGCGGCCCTGGCGATGTCGTCGGCGCCCTTGCCGTCGACCTGGTCGGCGTTCAGCCCGGTCGCGACACCCGTCGCGTTGGTCGTGAACGGCGCGGCCCTGGTGTTGCCGGAGGTGATCCGGCCGACCTCGGTGCCGCCGTTGGACGAGAACTCGAACGCGCGGCCGTCGGCCAGGTTCGAGGCGCGGACGCAGGGCTCGTTGCCCTTCTCGGAGCCGCCGAGCTTCGAGCGGCAGCCGTAGATCGCGCCGCCGCCGTTGTCGGACTTGTTGGACTGGCGGGTGCCGTAGGTGCCGTTGTTGGCGATGATCTGCGTCTCGGACGACAGCGCCGCCGAGGCGTTGGATCCGGGGTTGCGCTTGCCCAGCAGCAGCGTCCTGCCTTCACCGGTCGCGAACGAGACCGACGACGCGAGCAGGCCGATGACGATCGCCGCGGACAGCACGATCGCCCCCTTGGAGTGGAACAGCTTGCGGAACATGGGTGGGAGCCTCCCTGTTGGTTTCCCTTTCCAAGGACAACATGTTCCGGAGGGTCAAGGTTGCGGTCGCATGTCAGCGCATGCTGCGCTGCACCCGCGCTTGCATCCGGCGCGGGACCGCATCCTGCTGATGATCGATCAGCGTCGCAGAGCGAAGATCGGCCACGGCCCCGGGACGCCCCGGAGGGCGTGTGCGCCCAGCGGCTCGAACGTCAGCCCGGAGCCGACGACGGTCCCGTAGCTGGTCCCGGAGACCAGCACCTGCCCCGGACCCGCCATGTCGCACACGCGCGCGGCGATGTGCACGGCCATCCCGCCGACGTCGCCGCCGATCAGCTCGCACTCCCCCGTGTGCAGCCCGGCGCGCAGCTCGATCCCCAGCCCGCGCACCGCGGCCAGGACCGTCCGGGCGCAGCGCAGCCCGTCTGACGGCGGCCCCTCGAACGCGGCCATGTAGCCGTCGCCGAGCGTCTTGACCTGGCGCCCGCCGTAGCGCTCCACCTCGCGGTGGATCGCGGCGTCGTGGGCGGACAGGAGGTCGCGCCAGCGCGCGTCGCCCATCCGCGCAGCGTGGCCGGTCGCGTCGACGATGTCGGTGAACAGGATCGTCATCAGCCGCCGCTGCAGCCCCGACGTCGTCGTGCGCGAGCCGGTCAGGAACTCCTCCAGCTCGCCGAGCAGCGCCTCGCTGTCGCCGACCATCGGCAGCGAGTCCTCGCCGGGCAGCTCGACCAACCGCGCGCCCGGGATCAGCCGCGCCGCCATCCGCGAGTGGCCGACGTCGATCATCCTGTCGCCGGTCCGGTGCAGGATCAGCGTCGGGACGCGCAGCTGGGGCAGGTGGTGGCGGACGTCGACGCCGTCGAGGTTGGCGCTGAGGCGCAGGAAGCCCTGCGGCGTCGCGGACTGGCGCTCGTAGCGGCCCATCCACTCGCGCATCCGCTCGTCGCCTTCGAGCGACGGCGCGAGGCGCCCGAGGTTCGCGCCCGTCCCCCACGTGTCGCGCAGCCTCGCCAGCCGCTCCGCGCGGTCGTGCGGCGCCTCGATCCACGGCGCGTCCTGCTCGCGCGCGGTCGCGATCACCGAGGCGTACAGGACGAGCGCCAGCGTCCGGTCCGGGCGCGTCGCCGCGTACTCGATCGCCAGCGGCCCGCCGGCCGCGTAGGACTGCAGGACCACGCGATCGCAGCCGGCGTCGTCGAGGACCGCGTCGAGGTCGGCGACCTCCTGCTCCAGCGTGATCGTCCCGTGGTGGCGGTCGCTCAGCCCCACGCCGCGCCGGTCGACCAGGATCACCCTGGCGATCGAGCCGAGCC
This window contains:
- the nudC gene encoding NAD(+) diphosphatase; this encodes MNADPIAFAGGALDRAGVRRTDDAWLDGAWADERALAVVVGVGGASATPVPLASGGAPRDREALFLGIDGATGAPVWAIERDGVPLTGLRDLAASLPADQLGTIAYASALANWARATRFCGICGLPTEPREAGHVRACANGHQHHPRTDPVVIMLVTDGDRALLGRQASWPAGRYSALAGFVEPGEDLETAVAREVVEESGIVVRDVQYVASQPWPFPVSLMLGFHARYASGSISRGDEELEDVAWFTRDEIAAAASGDSTWIDGAPSDGLMLPPPTAIARHLIDVWVGQG
- the clpX gene encoding ATP-dependent Clp protease ATP-binding subunit ClpX — encoded protein: MARPTDSNEQLLCSFCGKSQRQVKKLIAGPGVYICDECIDLCNEIIDEELTAPPSFDLDNLPKPREIYSVLDEYVVGQEEAKRTLSVAVYNHYKRVQMMQSADSDIELQKSNILLLGPTGCGKTLLAQTLARILNVPFAIADATALTEAGYVGEDVENILLKLIQAADYDVKKAETGIIYIDEVDKIARKADNPSITRDVSGEGVQQALLKILEGTTASVPPQGGRKHPHQEFLSIDTTNILFICGGAFANLDQVIERRIGSQGIGFGATITAKADEDRGEVFQKTLPEDLVNYGLIPEFIGRLPVVSAVHQLSREDLITILTEPRNALVKQFQRFFQFDGIELVFSEDALGSVASLALERETGARGLRSIIEETLLDVQFELPSRRDVKKCVVTKETIEKGITPTLVTEAVEDDTPQAESA
- the clpP gene encoding ATP-dependent Clp endopeptidase proteolytic subunit ClpP, with translation MSPLVPMVVEQTSRGERAFDIYSRLLNERIVFLGTPVDDQIANLIVAQLLHLESEDPDKDISLYINSPGGSVYAGLAIYDTMQFIKPDVQTICVGIAMSMGALLLAGGADGKRMALPNAKILIHQVSSGFQGQATDIEIHAKEIIDIRQRLDHIIAKHTKQTYEKVRGDTERDYFMSSDEAVTYGIIDRVISEH
- the tig gene encoding trigger factor; translated protein: MAAATNVKTTVEELPESRVRVAAEVTPQEVARRVTEAAGRMGRDLRMPGFRKGKVPAPVVVQRLGREAILDEAVRNALPRWYVEAIDGAGIKTVGEPDVDLDFSALPGEGEPLNFTIEIGVRPTATIGDISKLEVERREPEADEQAIDEQVEQLRERSARLETAEKASENGDFVVIDFKGSIEGDDGERDYFAGGEGRDHLLELGSNQFIGGFEEQLVGLKAGDEKVVEVTFPEEYGSAPHLAGKPAQFEVTVNEVKAKELPELDDDFATEAGGFDTLAELREDIATRMREADERKVEAEFREAALDKVVEGAEVEIPDSLVESRARELFEQMLHSLSHRGITKDAYLRIAQKSEEEILDEARPDAEQALRREAVLAAVIEAEDIKPSDGDILDALQESAIQQGTKPEKLRKRLEQQGRLEELIEDLAQRQAVELLAERAGGAAPAAAAAGSDDASE
- a CDS encoding adenylate/guanylate cyclase domain-containing protein — protein: MEEGRVRWAQSGDASIAYRLLGDGPVDMVFLNGVTSHIEVLMEEPGLRRWWERLGSIARVILVDRRGVGLSDRHHGTITLEQEVADLDAVLDDAGCDRVVLQSYAAGGPLAIEYAATRPDRTLALVLYASVIATAREQDAPWIEAPHDRAERLARLRDTWGTGANLGRLAPSLEGDERMREWMGRYERQSATPQGFLRLSANLDGVDVRHHLPQLRVPTLILHRTGDRMIDVGHSRMAARLIPGARLVELPGEDSLPMVGDSEALLGELEEFLTGSRTTTSGLQRRLMTILFTDIVDATGHAARMGDARWRDLLSAHDAAIHREVERYGGRQVKTLGDGYMAAFEGPPSDGLRCARTVLAAVRGLGIELRAGLHTGECELIGGDVGGMAVHIAARVCDMAGPGQVLVSGTSYGTVVGSGLTFEPLGAHALRGVPGPWPIFALRR